The following proteins are encoded in a genomic region of Brachyspira pilosicoli:
- a CDS encoding ABC transporter ATP-binding protein, with the protein MNIKIINISKTFSLGVNKLDACKDISLDINQGDFISFVGHTGSGKSTLLSIIGGILKPTSGSIYYDSYKIDNPSEEVLSSFRREYFSYIFQYPVIIPTINVLDNILIPLAFKHKITDEKINQTKENIELFGLKDKMHLKAAHLSGGEMKKVAILRALAYGCKCLIADEPTSDLDPETTTLLMEILTTLNNQGTTIIMVTHAHNIAAHAKNVYEMSEGKIVRCLK; encoded by the coding sequence ATGAATATAAAAATTATTAATATTTCTAAAACTTTTTCTTTAGGTGTAAACAAATTAGATGCTTGCAAGGATATTAGTTTAGATATTAATCAGGGTGATTTTATAAGCTTTGTAGGGCATACTGGAAGCGGTAAAAGCACTCTCTTAAGCATTATAGGAGGTATATTAAAGCCTACAAGCGGTTCTATATATTATGACTCATACAAAATTGATAACCCTTCAGAAGAAGTATTATCAAGCTTTAGAAGAGAATATTTTTCATATATATTTCAATACCCAGTTATTATACCGACAATTAATGTACTAGATAATATTTTAATACCTTTAGCTTTTAAACATAAAATTACAGATGAAAAAATAAATCAAACAAAAGAAAATATAGAGCTATTCGGACTAAAAGATAAAATGCACCTAAAAGCAGCCCATTTATCAGGCGGTGAAATGAAAAAAGTAGCTATACTAAGAGCTTTAGCCTATGGCTGTAAATGCCTAATAGCAGATGAGCCTACAAGCGATTTAGACCCAGAAACAACTACTTTACTTATGGAAATATTAACAACCCTCAACAATCAGGGAACTACAATCATTATGGTTACGCATGCTCATAACATAGCAGCACATGCCAAAAATGTATATGAAATGTCTGAAGGTAAGATTGTTAGATGTCTTAAATAA
- the gdhA gene encoding NADP-specific glutamate dehydrogenase produces the protein MSSRVKESIESIYSSIVQKNAGEKEFHQAVKEMLSTLEVVLEKHPEYIEKKVIERICEPERQIIFRVPWMDDKGEIHINRGFRVQFSSVMGPYKGGLRFHPSVYLGIIKFLSFEQIFKNALTGLSIGGGKGGSDFDPKGKSDNEVMRFCQSFMTELHRHIGADIDVPAGDIGVGAREIGYLFGQYKRLSGRYEAGVLTGKGLDYGGSLVRKEATGYGLVYFTELMLKTRNESFEDKKVIVSGSGNVAIYAMEKASQLGAKVIACSDSNGVLYDENGINLDTVKRLKEVERKRIKEYADIHKSAKYQENGCIWDIACDVALPCATQNEINADNAKTLVKNGCKCVAEGANMPATPEAIDVFLNANILYAPGKATNAGGVATSALEMQQNASRDSWDFEYTDGKLKNIMTNIHNTCYTTAEEYGFKGNYLKGANIAGFVKVAETMIPFGLI, from the coding sequence ATGTCTTCAAGAGTAAAAGAGAGTATTGAATCTATTTACAGTTCAATAGTTCAAAAGAATGCTGGAGAAAAAGAGTTTCACCAAGCAGTAAAAGAGATGTTAAGCACATTAGAAGTAGTATTAGAGAAGCACCCAGAATATATAGAAAAGAAAGTAATTGAGCGAATATGCGAACCAGAAAGACAGATAATATTTAGAGTGCCTTGGATGGACGACAAAGGGGAAATACATATAAACAGAGGCTTTAGAGTACAATTCTCAAGTGTAATGGGACCATACAAAGGAGGTCTTCGTTTTCACCCTTCTGTATATTTAGGCATTATAAAGTTTTTAAGTTTTGAACAAATATTTAAAAATGCACTTACTGGCTTATCAATAGGTGGCGGTAAAGGCGGTTCTGATTTTGACCCTAAAGGAAAAAGCGACAATGAAGTAATGCGTTTTTGCCAAAGCTTTATGACAGAGCTTCATAGACATATTGGTGCTGATATTGATGTACCTGCAGGAGACATAGGAGTTGGTGCGAGAGAGATTGGATATTTATTTGGTCAGTACAAAAGATTAAGCGGAAGATATGAAGCTGGAGTACTTACAGGAAAAGGTTTAGATTACGGCGGTTCGCTTGTGAGAAAAGAGGCTACTGGTTATGGACTAGTATATTTCACAGAACTTATGCTTAAAACAAGAAACGAATCTTTTGAGGATAAAAAGGTAATTGTATCTGGTTCTGGTAATGTTGCTATATATGCTATGGAAAAGGCTTCACAGTTGGGAGCTAAAGTTATAGCTTGTTCAGATTCTAACGGTGTGTTGTATGATGAAAATGGAATAAATTTAGACACTGTAAAACGTTTGAAAGAAGTAGAGAGAAAAAGAATAAAAGAATATGCTGATATACATAAAAGTGCTAAATATCAAGAAAATGGCTGTATATGGGATATTGCTTGTGATGTTGCTTTGCCTTGTGCTACACAAAACGAGATTAATGCTGATAATGCTAAAACACTTGTAAAAAACGGATGTAAATGTGTGGCTGAGGGAGCTAATATGCCTGCTACACCAGAGGCTATAGATGTATTTTTGAATGCTAATATATTATATGCTCCTGGAAAGGCTACTAATGCTGGAGGAGTTGCTACTTCTGCTTTAGAGATGCAGCAAAATGCAAGCAGAGATAGCTGGGATTTTGAATATACAGATGGTAAACTAAAAAACATTATGACTAATATTCATAACACTTGCTATACAACAGCAGAAGAATACGGCTTTAAAGGCAATTATTTGAAAGGTGCTAATATAGCAGGATTTGTAAAAGTTGCTGAAACTATGATTCCTTTTGGGTTAATATAA